CCGCAGAGGCGGGCATTGCCAAAAGCCCTCCCCCGGTTGAGGTAGTACCAATGCCGACCACGCTCGAGACCGTTGGGATGAGGGCGGTCAGGCTTCTCGAGCCGGAGCCGGGCGATGTGGATATAACGAAGTCGGCCGTACTGGTGGCAGTTGGGCGCGGGATACAGAGGCAGGACAACATCCCGCTGGCGGAGGAGCTGGCCGGAGCGCTGGGCGGGACGGTGTGCGCCTCGCGCCCCGTGGTGGATCAAGGATGGCTTCCCCTGGGCCGGCAGGTCGGGAAGTCCGGCATGATCGTCAAGCCGAAGCTCTACCTGGCATTGGGAATCAGCGGCGCCCCGGAGCACACGGAGGGGATGAAGGACTCTGATCTGATCATCGCCGTCAACTCCGACTCCAAGGCGCCCATCTTCGACGTCGCGGACTACGGGATCGTCATCGACATGTACGATCTCCTACCCGCCCTCACGCAGGCGCTCCAGGCACGCAAGGCGTGAGGTAGAACCCATGGAGCCGATGCGCGAGCTGAACTGGAACATTGCCCAGCACAAGCTGATCTATGCGGTCTTCCTGCCGTTCCTGATCGTCTTCCTGTGGGGAGTGTTCGTGACCGTACGCCGCTGGCTACAAGGCCGGCCCGATCCTCGGTGGGATCGGCTCTGGGAGCGCTTAGTCGGGGTGGTGGCTCAGGCGGGGGTACAGTTCAGGATACTGAGGGAGACCTACGCCGGAGTGCTCCACGCTACCCTGTCGTGGGGGTTCTTCGTGATGCTGGCGGCGACAGGCTTCGTGATGCTCCAGGAGTACCTGGGCCTGCCGACGCTGCAGGGCCCATTCTACCTGTACTTCATGTCCCTCGTGGTGGATCTGTTCGGCATCCTGGCGCTGGTGGGCACCGGCATGGCGCTCCTCCGGAGGTGGGTGCTAAAACCCAAGCGCCTGGTGGAGCCCCGGGGGAGCGACGGCTACTCCGTCCTACTGGTCCTGATCTTCGTGATCCTGGCGAGCGGCTTCGTGGTGGAGGGTCTGCGGATCGTGGCCACACGCGACCCGTGGGGAGCTTGGTCTCCGGGCGGGTGGCTGTTCGCCCAAGCGTTCCTGGGCATGCCGCAGGAGGGGCTCGAGCGGCTCCACCGCATCTCCTGGTGGGGACACGCGGTGGTCGCCTTCGCGTTCATCGCCTACCTGCCATTCTCCCGGGCGATGCACATCTTCACCGCTCCCCTGAGCATCTTCTTCCGGTCTCTCGAACCGTTGGGTAGGCTTCCGGCGGGCGGGGGCCCTGGCGCCGAGGGCCCGGGGGCTTCCTTGCTCCGGCAACTCGCGTGGAAGCACCTGCTCGACCTCGACGCGTGCACCGAGTGCGGACGCTGCCAGGAGGCCTGTCCGGCATGGCACGCCGGCACCCCCCTCTCCCCGAAGGGGTTGATTCTCGACCTCCGGGACCACATGCGGGCGCTGCCGGCCAAGAACGGCGCCCAAAGGATCGCCGGGGAGGTCATCGGCGACGAGACCATCTGGGCGTGCTACACGTGCGGCGCCTGTCACGAGGCCTGCCCGGTGTACATAGAGCCGATCCCGAAGATCGTGGAGATGCGCCGGTTCCTGGTCGGCCAGGGAAGCGTGGACCCCAACCTGCAGGAGGCGCTGACGGCGTCGTCCCGATACGGCAACTCTCTCGGTCAATCACCGAAGATACGCGCCAAGTGGACGCAGGGGCTGGGCTTCAACATCAAGGACGTGCGCAAGGAGCCGGCGGAGATCCTCTGGTTCGTCGGGGACTACGCCTCGTACGATCCGGGCGCCCGGGAGGTCACGAGGTCGTTCGCCCGCCTGCTGCAGCGCGCCGGGGTGGACTTCGGGATCATGTATGATGGAGAGAGCGGCAGCGGCAATGACATGCGCCGTGTCGGAGAGGAAGGCCTCTTCGAGGAGCTCACGGAGAAGAACGTCAACGCCATGCGGAAGTGTGAGTTCAAGGAGATCGTGACGACCGATCCCCACACCTACAACACGCTGAGGAATGAGTACCCCTTGTTCGGGATGCAGTGGCCGGTTATTCACTACACCGAGCTCCTCGACCGCCTGATCCAGTCGGGCCGCCTCCAACCGTCCAGGAAGATGGACCGGCGGGTCACCTATCACGACCCGTGCTACCTGGGGAGGTTCAACGGCGTCTACGACCACCCGCGCAGGGTGCTGCGCGCGCTGGGCGCAAACATCGTGGAGATGCCGCGAAACCGGGGCAACTCGTTTTGCTGCGGGGCAGGGGGCGGTCGGATCTGGATGAAGGAGACGGAGGGGATCAGGGAGAGGCCGGCCGAGAGCCGCATCCGGGAAGCCTCCGCGCTGGACGGCGTTGGAACGCTGGTAGTGGCCTGCCCCAAGGAGATCACCATGTTCCGTGACGCACAGAAGACAACAGGACACGAGGAAGGGTTCGTAGTCAAGGATCTCGCCGAACTGGTCGAGGAAGCAACAACCCCGGAGGTGTCTGGTCATGCGTGAGGCCCTTTCCGCAAACGGCGGGCCGCGAGTCGGTGTCTACATCTGCCACTGCGGCAAGAATATCGCCGGGTTGGTTGACGTTCAACGCCTGACCGAGTACGCGGCCACCCTGCCCGGCGTCGCCGTGGCGCGAGACTACAAGTATATGTGCTCCGATCCCGGTCAGGTGCTCATCCAGAAGGACATAGCGGAGCACAAGCTGGATCGGATCGTCGTCGCGGCCTGCTCACCGCTGCTCCACGAGCGCACATTCCGGAGCGCCACCGAGGCAGGGGGGCTGAACCCCTTCTACTTCCAGATGGTGAGCATCCGGGAGCACGCCTCCTGGGTGCACACCGACAAGGAAGAGGCAACGCGCAAGGCTCAGGACTTGGTCCGCGCAGCGGTTCATCGGGTCATCTACCACGAGTCGCTGGAGCGGCGGCGGGTCCCGATAAACCCGGCAGTACTGGTGGTGGGAGGCGGGATCGCCGGCATCCATGCCGCGCTCACGATTGCCAACGGCGGCAAGCGCGTCTACCTGGTGGAGCGCGAGCCCACCATCGGCGGGCACATGGCCAAGTTCGACAAGACCTTCCCCACGCTCGACTGCGCGGCGTGCATCCTGACCCCCAAGATGACCGCGGTCCGAGCCCACCCCAACATTACGCTGTGGACGTACTCCGAGGTCTCACAGGTTGACGGGTACGTGGGAAACTACAAGGTCAAGGTCAAGCGCCGGCCGCGCTACATCAACGAGGAGTTGTGCCTGGGTTGCCTGGAGTGCATCCCGGCCTGCATCTACAAGGAAGCCAAAGTCCCGGACGAGTTCAACCTTGGGCTGAGCAAGCGCCGCCCGATCTACATCCCCTTCCCCCAGGCGGTCCCCCAGGTCGTCGTCATCGACCCGGAAACCTGCATCGAGTTCAAGTCGGGCAAGTGCAAGAAGACCTGCGTGGAAGCCTGCGGCGAGCGCAATGCCATAGACTTCCGCCAGACCGAGCGAATCGAAGAGATCGAGGTCGGCGCCATCGTCCTGGCAACCGGGTTCAAGACGTTCGATGCCGGCCGGGTACCCTACTACGGCTACGGCGTGTATCCGAACGTCTACTCGGCCCTGGAGATCGAGCGTCTGGTGAACGCCTCCGGTCCAACCGGCGGCGAGGTCGTCCTGCGCGACGGCCGCAAGCCGGAGCGGGTAGCGATTATCCACTGCGTCGGCTCGCGCGACGAGAACTACAACGTCTACTGCTCCCGCGTGTGCTGCATGTACTCAATCAAGCTGGCCCACCTGATCAAGGAGCGGAC
The nucleotide sequence above comes from bacterium. Encoded proteins:
- a CDS encoding electron transfer flavoprotein subunit alpha/FixB family protein, with amino-acid sequence MSPAGHDVWVHVEHLKGKVAGHTYELLGKGREIADALAGRLVAVLVGSGVQPLAETLGADGVLYVDDAGLAEYTPGSHAAVVRALVEKEAPRAVLFGATSMGMDLASVLAGALERPLIVNCVNLQVRDGRTIATCQMCGGKLLCEAEASGPVVVTVMPGSFPAEAGIAKSPPPVEVVPMPTTLETVGMRAVRLLEPEPGDVDITKSAVLVAVGRGIQRQDNIPLAEELAGALGGTVCASRPVVDQGWLPLGRQVGKSGMIVKPKLYLALGISGAPEHTEGMKDSDLIIAVNSDSKAPIFDVADYGIVIDMYDLLPALTQALQARKA
- a CDS encoding heterodisulfide reductase-related iron-sulfur binding cluster, whose protein sequence is MEPMRELNWNIAQHKLIYAVFLPFLIVFLWGVFVTVRRWLQGRPDPRWDRLWERLVGVVAQAGVQFRILRETYAGVLHATLSWGFFVMLAATGFVMLQEYLGLPTLQGPFYLYFMSLVVDLFGILALVGTGMALLRRWVLKPKRLVEPRGSDGYSVLLVLIFVILASGFVVEGLRIVATRDPWGAWSPGGWLFAQAFLGMPQEGLERLHRISWWGHAVVAFAFIAYLPFSRAMHIFTAPLSIFFRSLEPLGRLPAGGGPGAEGPGASLLRQLAWKHLLDLDACTECGRCQEACPAWHAGTPLSPKGLILDLRDHMRALPAKNGAQRIAGEVIGDETIWACYTCGACHEACPVYIEPIPKIVEMRRFLVGQGSVDPNLQEALTASSRYGNSLGQSPKIRAKWTQGLGFNIKDVRKEPAEILWFVGDYASYDPGAREVTRSFARLLQRAGVDFGIMYDGESGSGNDMRRVGEEGLFEELTEKNVNAMRKCEFKEIVTTDPHTYNTLRNEYPLFGMQWPVIHYTELLDRLIQSGRLQPSRKMDRRVTYHDPCYLGRFNGVYDHPRRVLRALGANIVEMPRNRGNSFCCGAGGGRIWMKETEGIRERPAESRIREASALDGVGTLVVACPKEITMFRDAQKTTGHEEGFVVKDLAELVEEATTPEVSGHA
- a CDS encoding CoB--CoM heterodisulfide reductase iron-sulfur subunit A family protein; this translates as MREALSANGGPRVGVYICHCGKNIAGLVDVQRLTEYAATLPGVAVARDYKYMCSDPGQVLIQKDIAEHKLDRIVVAACSPLLHERTFRSATEAGGLNPFYFQMVSIREHASWVHTDKEEATRKAQDLVRAAVHRVIYHESLERRRVPINPAVLVVGGGIAGIHAALTIANGGKRVYLVEREPTIGGHMAKFDKTFPTLDCAACILTPKMTAVRAHPNITLWTYSEVSQVDGYVGNYKVKVKRRPRYINEELCLGCLECIPACIYKEAKVPDEFNLGLSKRRPIYIPFPQAVPQVVVIDPETCIEFKSGKCKKTCVEACGERNAIDFRQTERIEEIEVGAIVLATGFKTFDAGRVPYYGYGVYPNVYSALEIERLVNASGPTGGEVVLRDGRKPERVAIIHCVGSRDENYNVYCSRVCCMYSIKLAHLIKERTEAEVYNFYIDVRTPGKGFEEFYTKTLAEGVHFVRGKVGQVSDWATTPEEQGKLVIQVEDTLAGMIRRIPVDMVVLSPGLDPQPDAQEVRRMFNISCSNEGWFLERHPKLAPVNTFTDGIFLAGACQGPKDIPDSVAQAGAAAAEAFALIDAGYFELEPTTAYLLAEECSGCKTCIPLCPYNAIAFDAATAKAQINEALCKGCGVCVAACPSGSIQQHLFDDRQIYAEILGVLAGATTAS